From a region of the Drosophila virilis strain 15010-1051.87 chromosome 3, Dvir_AGI_RSII-ME, whole genome shotgun sequence genome:
- the ash1 gene encoding histone-lysine N-methyltransferase ash1: MSSGQNEASAAAKKEKVLEAQQRTQESGSENEETDSITDQSSQSKSTKSATQFSVQRSDTDGLRMKISAIRNPPSTTATSLTNSTATKETTKTALTTVENSSRKKLAKVRKMSEAQELSGCSADGKEKHREKEKERDKMLSTVNTTKKIKVKRKKIAQKSSSSSSNNNNNNSKTLRKPAAAFSSDSEDDLPLKVHMQRAPRLLLTAIGGSQGQGENHMGISSSDNEELVRAADLVKAAIKRVESDAEDNASVAAGVAAAKIKQQLPQYQSTLLKDFMEKTQRLNQPGHATSLPKAAMQPSAAAAAAAAVNNSSSNNNTLSQPLQRKRRGRPKKLQPTVATSAPAALPVAVPTINESADSGVISTTPSPKMQQLLISDNAKPKIDMAYLDKRMYATAERVLYPPPRSKRRQGNKKVNKEELQVDPLWRKIDVNKKFRLRTVSGYKSDGGGGGGTSNTICSKILAAKSGYVSDYGSVRHQRHNHNSGYKSDASCKSRYSSRSCASRRMSRAKSCGYRSDCKESSGKSSKSLRRRRRASMLRSGHEQATQALSDEHDQDILQLAGLSLGQSSEESNEYISKPSLKCLPSTSASKKYGEINRFVATGQYFSGAAKPTTTSVAAGANTTTTTTTTAADNFIQGKMLLQRKHSISQDTMLPGKSACKIKSRRSSAASMCSSYVSGASRVRRRHRRKSFSHAKSLNIDSKLLTEIDIIASTFHARCRIQDDRLTASSGKEKLLAEANKLQATLTAPIAATLPLLNGGGGGGSNSTTSAAATTKPLKRALKKRKLNEPLIDFAMLSASAGNSNGISNNNSSSSNGAKRRHKKSSSNSGGSNSSSPDDHKLPLKKRHYLVTTGAEVASAFASNGKLNAEAWAAAAAAAKSSANTKAQAQFNAKKLTPKKRHLLVSQEVASGAAATAGSASPLRIVVDNNSISGGKLLDISPSSLCSLKQQRRQGAKAKNLLVASAGAVARELPQQLQSPAGSSSCPPPGIFEPSVELEIQIPIAKLNESVITKSEVESPLLAALDIKEDANKKEQCQRVLETLLHKTGGNLLLKRKRKKINRTGFPTVRRKKRKVSVEHTLLPQQQQQQQLEQQQQQLPARETRSSSTLAAALTMDCERVPKTGEAQETFVARSSNQRTPRLSVVALERLQRPQTPANSGGNARGRPRGRGRPKLQKPQPPAPQQQQQQSHPVAQLLEVQPAKKRGRAAKQTELLVPRLERKLEPSIKLPAGIDPNTNFSCKIRLKRRKTIQQEAVKQLEPAKQPEQQLRLDVSTPLATSDDRMQIAAEAAAKRSQQPVPASEHEPLPAQESTLNLATDYGSCSDTSEDKCSTASQRKRTKLKKNFLVAGLFSNYFKQLPAGAAATVPSTAVAVKQPNRKATDGEQTEQQQPQVSVLLPPPSYCERYFRRTLNDFELPYDIWWAYSHDKLPTRHVVPSWNYRKIRTNVYAESVRPNLAGFDHPNCNCKPQASGACLDNCLNRMVYTECAPSNCPAGDKCRNQKIQRHEVAPGVERFMTADKGWGVRTKLPIAKGTYILEYVGEVVTEREFKQRMASIYLNDTHHYCLHLDGGLVIDGQRMGSDCRFVNHSCEPNCEMQKWSVNGLSRMVLFAKRAIEQGEELTYDYNFSLFNPSEGQPCRCNMPQCRGVIGGKSQRIKPLPAELKTTAGAESAAAGLKEANGNQHGRQRKHKAKKNAQRLQQAAKEAMVVARVQQLSEREKKLVKQCNIFLVRNFEKIRRCKAKRAAAKAQAAASPAAGDSDLPGRRPSTPSSSSLLAAQISALCTPRNMKTRGLTQAVQDPELEKMAKMAVVLRDICTALESLKMFDLLSTLPSSKKKKQLKTTRLDFKTIQAQVEQGHYKTPQAYDEHMLQLFAEARQLHGDDEGKSNALQTLLESYTQQKAANYAQLLDILGKPEALHSFKPKEEEEEKVAELATATDQSQENIKPSTKVIASATPETSAAVDVGPELPPTDEEDVIRCICGLYKDEGLMIQCAKCMVWQHTECTKADIDADNYQCERCEPREVDREIPLDEYTEEGHRYYLSLMRGELQVRQGDAVYVLRDIPIKDETGKVLPSQKHTYETIGAIDYQECDIFRVEHLWKNEAGKRFIFGHHFLRPHETFHEPSRRFYPNEVVRVSLYEVVPIELVIGRCWVLDRTTFCKGRPMECNDEDHCYICELRVDKTARFFSKAKANHPACTKSYAFRKFPEKLKISKSYAPHDVDPSLLKTRKQKTDIEVGATPIKMSRHEQKTGQTTGNRKQRNTQAGTATGATASTQVPVQVLTPVAPNGQVLKKKRSRLENVLNTMKLKCLDAQTAQEQPIDLSYLLSGRGARQRKTNCTSNGGSSSNNNNSATPCA; the protein is encoded by the exons ATGAGCAGTGGCCAAAATGaggcatcagcagcagcaaaaaaggAAAAGGTTCTCGAAGCGCAGCAACGTACACAAGAATCCGGCAGTGAAAATGAG gAAACCGACTCTATTACGGATCAGTCGAGTCAATCGAAGTCTACGAAATCAGCAACACAATTTAGCGTGCAACGTTCGGATACTGATGGACTGCGCATGAAAATATCGGCTATAAGGAACCCGCcctcaacaacagcaacaagtttgACAAATTCAACAGCTActaaagaaacaacaaaaactgcgTTAACAACAGTTGAAAACAGCTCACGTAAAAAGCTAGCAAAGGTGCGAAAGATGAGCGAGGCTCAGGAGTTGAGCGGCTGCTCAGCGGATGGCAAGGAGAAGCATAGAGAAAAAGAGAAGGAGAGGGATAAAATGTTGTCGACAGTAAACACAACCAAAAAGATTAAAGTCAAGCGCAAGAAAATTGCGcaaaagagcagcagcagcagcagtaataacaacaataacaatagcaaaacTCTTCGCAAGCCTGCAGCAGCTTTTAGTTCCGATTCTGAGGATGATTTGCCCTTAAAGGTGCATATGCAACGGGCGCCACGATTGCTGCTAACAGCTATTGGCGGTAGCCAGGGCCAGGGCGAAAACCACATGGGTATCTCTAGCAGCGACAACGAGGAGCTAGTGAGAGCAGCGGATCTGGTGAAGGCAGCGATCAAGCGCGTAGAAAGCGATGCTGAGGATAACGCCAGCGTGGCagctggtgttgctgctgcgaaaattaagcaacagctgccgcaATATCAATCTACGCTCCTGAAGGACTTTATGGAAAAAACGCAAAGATTGAATCAGCCTGGCCATGCCACCAGCTTACCCAAAGCAGCGATGCAGCCAagtgcagcagcggcagcagcagcagcagttaataacagcagcagcaacaacaacacactaTCGCAGCCACTGCAACGCAAGCGACGCGGTCGCCCAAAAAAGTTGCAACCAACTGTTGCCACCAGCGCACCTGCTGCTCTTCCTGTTGCCGTGCCCACCATAAACGAGTCGGCAGATTCGGGTGTGATAAGCACAACGCCTTCGCCCAAAATGCAGCAGTTGCTGATCAGTGATAATGCCAAGCCCAAAATAGACATGGCCTATCTGGATAAACGCATGTACGCAACGGCGGAGCGTGTGTTGTATCCACCGCCGCGCAGCAAGCGCAGACAGGGCAACAAGAAGGTAAACAAAGAGGAGCTGCAAGTGGATCCACTCTGGCGCAAGATTGATGTcaacaaaaagtttcgattgcGCACTGTCAGTGGCTACAAAAGcgatggcggcggcggtggcggcacCTCAAATACTATTTGCAGCAAGATTCTTGCTGCGAAAAGCGGCTACGTTTCGGACTATGGCAGCGTGCGGCATCAGCGGCACAATCACAATTCGGGCTACAAATCTGATGCCAGCTGCAAGAGTCGATATAGCAGCCGCAGCTGTGCCAGTCGTCGCATGAGTCGCGCCAAAAGTTGTGGCTATCGCAGCGACTGCAAGGAATCCTCCGGCAAATCCAGCAAATCACTGCGTCGACGCAGACGAGCCTCCATGCTGAGAAGCGGCCATGAGCAGGCAACGCAGGCGCTGAGCGATGAGCATGATCAGGATATATTGCAGCTGGCCGGCCTCTCACTTGGCCAGAGCAGCGAGGAGAGTAACGAGTATATCAGCAAGCCCAGCCTAAAGTGTTTGCCCAGCACCAGTGCCAGCAAAAAGTATGGTGAAATCAATCGATTCGTGGCAACTGGCCAATATTTCAGTGGAGCTGCAAAGCCAACAACTACAAGTGTTGCTGCTGGAgccaacacaacaacaacaaccaccacaacagcagcagataATTTTATACAAG GTAAAATGTTGCTGCAGCGCAAACACTCGATTAGCCAGGACACAATGCTGCCCGGCAAGAGTGCGTGCAAAATTAAGAGTCGACGCTCGTCCGCCGCGAGCATGTGCAGCAGCTATGTGTCCGGTGCCTCACGAGTGCGTCGACGGCATCGTCGCAAAAGTTTCAGTCATGCGAAATCGCTGAACATTGACTCCAAGCTGCTAACCGAGATTGACATAATTGCAAGTACATTTCATGCGCGTTGTCGCATCCAGGATGATCGCTTAACGGCGAGCAGCGGCAAGGAGAAGCTGCTCGCCGAGGCCAACAAGCTGCAGGCCACGCTCACAGCGCCCATTGCGGCCACGTTGCCGCTGCTAaatggcggtggcggcggcggcagcaacagcaccacatctgcagctgcaacaacaaagccGCTCAAGCGGGCACTCAAGAAGCGCAAGCTTAACGAGCCCCTAATTGACTTTGCCATGCTCTCGGCCAGCGCTGGCAATAGCAAtggcatcagcaacaacaacagcagcagcagcaacggcgccAAGCGGCGACACAAGAAAtcgagcagcaacagcggcggcagcaacagctctaGTCCCGACGATCACAAGCTACCGCTGAAGAAGCGTCATTATTTGGTAACAACCGGCGCCGAGGTGGCATCGGCTTTTGCCAGCAACGGTAAACTGAATGCCGAAGcttgggcagctgctgcagcggcggccaAGAGCAGCGCAAATACCAAAGCCCAGGCGCAGTTCAATGCCAAGAAGCTAACGCCCAAAAAGCGGCATTTGCTGGTCAGTCAAGAGGTCGCCAGTGGCGCAGCCGCTACAGCTGGCAGCGCTTCGCCGTTGCGCATTGTCGTTGACAATAATTCCATAAGCGGTGGCAAGCTGCTGGACATAAGCCCCAGTTCGCTGTGTTCCCTGAAACAGCAGCGGCGTCAGGGCGCCAAAGCAAAGAACTTGCTTGTGGCCAGTGCGGGTGCAGTTGCTCGAGAGCTGCcccagcagctgcagtcgcCTGCAGGAAGCAGCAGCTGTCCTCCGCCAGGCATTTTTGAGCCTTCCGTGGAGCTGGAAATACAAATACCCATAGCCAAACTCAATGAGTCGGTCATCACAAAATCGGAGGTTGAATCACCCCTGCTGGCCGCACTAGACATCAAGGAGGATGCCAACAAGAAGGAGCAGTGCCAGCGCGTGCTGGAAACGCTGCTGCACAAAACCGGCGGCAATTTGTTGCTCAAGCGCAAACGCAAGAAAATCAATCGCACAGGCTTTCCCACAGTTAGACGTAAGAAGCGCAAGGTCAGCGTTGAGCACACTCTgttgccacagcaacagcagcagcagcagttggagcagcagcagcaacagttgcccgCGCGCGAaacacgcagcagcagcaccctTGCAGCGGCTTTGACAATGGACTGTGAGCGAGTTCCGAAGACAGGCGAGGCGCAGGAAACTTTTGTGGCACGCAGCAGCAATCAGCGCACGCCGCGTTTGTCTGTGGTTGCGCTGGAGCGTTTGCAGAGACCCCAAACGCCGGCAAACAGTGGAGGCAATGCCAGAGGCAGGCCACGTGGCAGAGGCAGACCTAAGCTGCaaaaaccacaaccaccagcaccacaacaacaacaacagcaatcacATCCGGTCGCTCAGCTCTTGGAGGTGCAACCGGCCAAAAAGCGCGGGCGCGCTGCCAAGCAAACGGAGTTGCTGGTGCCCAGGCTGGAGCGCAAGCTGGAGCCTAGCATAAAACTGCCAGCAGGCATTGATCCCAATACAAACTTTAGCTGTAAAATACGCTTAAAGCGACGAAAAACCATACAGCAGGAGGCAGTCAAGCAACTTGAGCCAGCCAAACAgccagagcagcagctgcggttAGATGTGTCCACGCCTCTGGCAACTAGCGATGACCGAATGCAAATTGCAGCCGAAGCGGCAGCCAAGCGCAGTCAGCAGCCAGTGCCAGCGAGTGAGCATGAACCCTTGCCTGCCCAGGAGTCCACATTGAATTTGGCCACCGACTATGGCAGTTGCAGTGATACCAGCGAGGATAAATGCAGCACTGCATCGCAGCGGAAGCGTACCAAActaaagaaaaactttttggTGGCAGGTCTCTTCTCCAATTACTTCAAACAGTTGccagctggagctgcagcaACGGTTCCATCCACAGCTGTCGCTGTCAAGCAACCAAACAGAAAAGCTACCGATGGGGAGCAgacggagcagcagcagccgcaggtCAGCGTTCTGCTGCCACCGCCCAGCTATTGCGAGCGATATTTCAGACGCACCCTTAACGACTTTGAGTTGCCGTATGATATTTGGTGGGCCTACAGTCACGATAAGCTGCCCACGCGCCATGTGGTGCCCTCTTGGAATTATCGCAAAATACGCACTAATGTCTATGCGGAATCGGTGCGTCCTAATCTGGCTGGCTTTGATCATcccaactgcaattgcaagcCTCAAGCGAGTGGCGCCTGTCTGGACAATTGCCTGAATCGCATGGTCTATACAGAGTGTGCACCCAGTAATTGCCCAGCGGGCGACAAGTGTCGCAACCAAAAGATACAACGTCATGAGGTAGCGCCGGGCGTGGAACGTTTCATGACCGCGGACAAGGGCTGGGGCGTGCGCACCAAGCTGCCCATCGCCAAGGGCACCTACATACTGGAGTATGTGGGCGAGGTGGTCACTGAGCGTGAGTTTAAGCAGCGCATGGCTAGCATTTATCTAAATGATACTCACCACTATTGTTTGCACCTGGATGGTGGGTTGGTAATTGATGGCCAGCGAATGGGCAGCGATTGCCGTTTTGTGAATCACTCCTGTGAGCCCAATTGCGAGATGCAAAAGTGGAGCGTGAATGGGCTATCGCGCATGGTGCTATTCGCCAAGCGTGCCATTGAGCAGGGCGAGGAGCTTACCTACGATTACAATTTCTCGCTATTTAACCCATCCGAGGGTCAGCCGTGTCGTTGTAATATGCCGCAGTGCCGTGGCGTCATCGGCGGCAAGTCTCAACGCATTAAACCGCTTCCTGCGGAACTAAAGACAACTGCCGGTGCGGAGAGTGCAGCGGCTGGATTAAAGGAAGCCAACGGTAATCAACATGGGCGACAACGGAAGCACAAGGCCAAGAAGAATGCGCAGCGCCTGCAGCAAGCAGCCAAAGAGGCAATGGTTGTGGCACGCGTGCAGCAGCTTTCCGAGAGAGAAAAGAAACTTGTTAAGCAGTGTAACATCTTTCTGGTACGCAATTTCGAGAAG ATTCGTCGCTGCAAGGCTAAGCGCGCTGCGGCAAAAGCGCAGGCTGCTGCTTCACCAGCTGCTGGGGATTCTGATTTACCAGGACGTCGTCCATCGACACCATCGTCCAGTTCACTGCTGGCCGCACAAATCTCGGCACTGTGCACGCCGCGTAACATGAAAACGCGTGGCCTAACGCAAGCCGTACAGGATCCGGAACTGGAGAAGATGGCTAAAATGGCGGTTGTGTTGCGTGACATTTGCACAGCACTTGAATCGCTGAAAATGTTCGATCTGCTCTCCACGTTGCCCAGCAGCAAGAAAAAGAAGCAGCTAAAGACGACGCGTCTCGACTTTAAAACCATTCAAGCACAGGTGGAACAAGGACATTATAAAACCCCACAGGCATACGATGAGCACATGCTACAGCTCTTCGCAGAGGCACGTCAATTACACGGCGACGACGAGGGCAAGTCCAATGCGCTGCAAACGCTGCTGGAAAGCTATACGCAGCAGAAGGCGGCCAACTACGCACAGCTGCTGGATATACTTGGCAAACCAGAGGCATTGCACAGTTTTAAGCCCAaggaagaggaggaggagaaggTGGCGGAGCTAGCGACAGCAACAGACCAGTCACAGGAGAACATAAAGCCGAGTACAAAAGTAATTGCGTCCGCGACGCCAGAAACTAGTGCAGCTGTTGATGTTGGTCCAGAGCTGCCGCCAACCGATGAGGAAGATGTGATACGTTGCATATGTGGCCTGTACAAGGACGAAGGTCTTATGATTCAGTGCGCCAAATGCATGGTCTGGCAGCATACGGAGTGCACGAAGGCAGACATAGATGCGGATAACTATCAGTGTGAGCGCTGCGAACCGCGTGAAGTGGATCGCGAAATACCCCTGGATGAGTACACGGAAGAGGGACATCGCTACTATCTATCGCTAATGCGTGGCGAGCTTCAGGTGCGCCAGGGCGACGCCGTTTACGTTTTACGCGACATACCTATTAAGGATGAGACAGGCAAGGTGCTGCCCAGCCAGAAACACACGTACGAGACCATTGGAGCGATTGATTATCAGGAGTGTGACATTTTTCGCGTTGAGCATCTGTGGAAGAACGAGGCGGGCAAACGTTTCATCTTTGGCCACCACTTTTTGCGTCCACATGAGACTTTCCATGAGCCCTCGCGGCGATTTTATCCCAACGAGGTGGTTCGCGTCTCATTGTACGAGGTAGTGCCCATCGAGCTAGTGATTGGACGCTGCTGGGTGCTAGATCGCACCACATTCTGCAAGGGCCGGCCCATGGAGTGTAACGATGAGGATCATTGCTACATATGTGAGCTGCGCGTGGACAAAACTGCGCGTTTCTTTTCCAAGGCCAAGGCGAATCATCCGGCCTGCACCAAGAGCTATGCCTTTAGAAAGTTTCCGGAAAAACTTAAGATCTCAAAAAGCTATGCG CCACATGATGTGGATCCGTCGTTGTTGAAAACGAGGAAGCAAAAGACTGATATAGAAGTAGGAGCAACGCCCATTAAAATGAGCAGGCACGAGCAGAAGACAGGTCAGACAACGGGCAACAGAAAGCAGCGTAACACACAGGCAGGGACAGCTACCGGAGCGACTGCATCAACACAAGTACCTGTTCAAGTATTAACGCCCGTCGCGCCAAATGGACAG GTTCTCAAAAAGAAGCGCTCACGCTTGGAAAATGTTCTTAATACCATGAAGCTCAAATGTCTGGATGCGCAGACAGCGCAGGAGCAGCCAATCGATTTGTCCTACTTGCTAAGTGGACGCGGCGCCCGACAACGCAAAACCAACTGCACCAgcaacggcggcagcagcagcaacaacaacaattcggCAACGCCGTGCGCCTAG
- the Taf6 gene encoding transcription initiation factor TFIID subunit 6 isoform X1, which yields MSNKSSKTSSAASSMLYGSSISAESMKVIAESIGVGSLSDDAAKELAEDVSIKLKRIVQDAAKFMHHAKRQKLSVKDIDMSLKVRNIEPQYGFVAKDFIPFRFASGGGRELHFTEDKEIDLSEITANSSVKIPLDLTLRSHWFVVEGIQPTVPENPPPLSKDSQFLDSVNPVIKLDQGLNKDAAGKPTTGKIHKLKNVETIHVKQLATHELSVEQQLYYKEITEACVGSDEPRRAEALQSLGSDPGLHEMLPRMCTFIAEGVKVNVVQNNLALLIYLMRMVRALLDNPSLFLEKYLHELIPSVMTCIVSKQLCMRPELDNHWALRDFASRLMAQICKTFNTLTNNLQTRVTRIFSKALQNDKTHLSSLYGSIAGLSELGGEVIKVFIIPRLKFISERIEPHLLGTSMSNTDKTAAGHIRAMLQKCCPPILKQMRAAPDIAEEYKIDFGFLGPSLCQAVVKVRNAPANSTVTLSSSSINTAPITSAAQTATTIGRVSMPNSQRQSSPVVAALPQIRAIQANQPAQKFVIVTQNSPQQSQAKVVRRGSSPHSVVMSSSSANGANASNSNSSSAGSAGGANSLLTARSNDNSIVDANSLIIETEIVRAPPELDDLSHLE from the exons aTGAGCAATAAATCGTCCAAAACTAGCAGTGCAGCTAGCAGCATGCTGTATGGTTCCAGCATATCAGCCGAATCAATGAAAGTAATAGCCGAAAGCATCGGAGTGGGCTCTCTATCCGACGACGCCGCCAAAGAGCTGGCAGAAGATGTTTCCATTAAGCTTAAGCGCATTGTGCAGGATGCCGCCAAATTCATGCACCATGCCAAGCGCCAAAAGCTGTCTGTCAAAGACATCGATATGTCACTAAAAGTGCGTAACATTGAGCCGCAGTATGGATTCGTTGCCAAGGACTTTATACCCTTTCGCTTCGCCTCCGGCGGCGGTCGGGAGTTGCATTTCACTGAGGACAAGGAGATCGATTTAAGTGAGATAACCGCAAACAGCTCGGTAAAGATACCACTGGACCTGACGCTGCGCTCACATTGGTTTGTTGTGGAGGGCATACAACCCACTGTTCCGGAAAATCCGCCACCTCTCTCCAAGGACTCACAGTTCCTGGACTCCGTAAATCCCGTTATTAAACTGGACCAAGGACTCAATAAAGATGCCGCCGGAAAACCCACCACTGGCAAAATACACAAACTTAAGAATGTGGAAACAATACACGTCAAGCAACTGGCAACGCACGAGTTATCTGTGGAACAGCAGCTGTACTATAAGGAGATCACCGAGGCCTGCGTCGGGTCGGATGAGCCGAGGCGCGCAGAAGCGCTCCAATCGCTTGGCTCTGATCCCGGCCTACACGAAATGCTACCTCGCATGTGCACATTCATTGCCGAGGGCGTCAAGGTTAATGTCGTCCAAAATAATTTGGCGTTGCTGATTTATTTGATGCGCATGGTGCGTGCCCTCCTAGACAATCCATCGCTTTTCCTGGAGAAATAT CTACATGAACTAATACCCTCTGTGATGACCTGCATTGTATCCAAGCAACTGTGCATGCGCCCTGAGTTGGACAATCATTGGGCATTGCGTGATTTTGCCTCCCGCCTTATGGCGCAAATTTGCAAAACATTCAACACGCTTACAAACAACCTGCAAACGCGTGTAACGCG GATCTTTAGCAAGGCTCTGCAAAACGATAAAACCCATTTATCATCGCTGTATGGCTCCATTGCGGGCCTCTCAGAGCTGGGCGGCGAAGTTATTAAAGTGTTTATTATACCACGCCTCAAGTTCATATCGGAACGCATCGAGCCACATTTGCTGGGCACCTCGATGAGCAATACAGATAAAACAGCCGCTGGCCATATACGTGCCATGCTCCAAAAATGCTGCCCGCCTATACTAAAGCAAATGCGCGCAGCCCCCGACATTGCCgaagaatataaaatagattTTGGTTTCTTGGGTCCTTCGTTGTGCCAGGCTGTGGTCAAGGTGCGCAATGCACCAGCCAATAGCACTGTCACGTTATCCTCAAGCAGCATCAACACCGCGCCCATAACAAGTGCCGCTCAAACTGCCACAACCATTGGACGCGTGTCCATGCCCAACTCACAAAGACAGAG CAGTCCTGTTGTTGCCGCCCTGCCACAAATACGCGCCATACAAGCGAATCAACCGGCACAAAAGTTTGTGATTGTAACACAGAATTCACCACAGCAGTCACAGGCGAAGGTGGTGCGCCGTGGCAGCTCACCGCACAGTGTGGTGATGTCATCGTCTTCGGCGAATGGCGCCAATGcctcaaattcaaattcatccTCAGCGGGCAGTGCTGGCGGTGCAAACAGTTTGCTAACAGCGCGCAGCAATGATAAT AGCATTGTGGATGCCAATTCGTTGATCATTGAAACGGAAATAGTGCGCGCACCGCCCGAACTGGATGATTTATCGCATCTGGAATAG
- the Taf6 gene encoding transcription initiation factor TFIID subunit 6 isoform X2, whose protein sequence is MSNKSSKTSSAASSMLYGSSISAESMKVIAESIGVGSLSDDAAKELAEDVSIKLKRIVQDAAKFMHHAKRQKLSVKDIDMSLKVRNIEPQYGFVAKDFIPFRFASGGGRELHFTEDKEIDLSEITANSSVKIPLDLTLRSHWFVVEGIQPTVPENPPPLSKDSQFLDSVNPVIKLDQGLNKDAAGKPTTGKIHKLKNVETIHVKQLATHELSVEQQLYYKEITEACVGSDEPRRAEALQSLGSDPGLHEMLPRMCTFIAEGVKVNVVQNNLALLIYLMRMVRALLDNPSLFLEKYLHELIPSVMTCIVSKQLCMRPELDNHWALRDFASRLMAQICKTFNTLTNNLQTRVTRIFSKALQNDKTHLSSLYGSIAGLSELGGEVIKVFIIPRLKFISERIEPHLLGTSMSNTDKTAAGHIRAMLQKCCPPILKQMRAAPDIAEEYKIDFGFLGPSLCQAVVKVRNAPANSTVTLSSSSINTAPITSAAQTATTIGRVSMPNSQRQSPVVAALPQIRAIQANQPAQKFVIVTQNSPQQSQAKVVRRGSSPHSVVMSSSSANGANASNSNSSSAGSAGGANSLLTARSNDNSIVDANSLIIETEIVRAPPELDDLSHLE, encoded by the exons aTGAGCAATAAATCGTCCAAAACTAGCAGTGCAGCTAGCAGCATGCTGTATGGTTCCAGCATATCAGCCGAATCAATGAAAGTAATAGCCGAAAGCATCGGAGTGGGCTCTCTATCCGACGACGCCGCCAAAGAGCTGGCAGAAGATGTTTCCATTAAGCTTAAGCGCATTGTGCAGGATGCCGCCAAATTCATGCACCATGCCAAGCGCCAAAAGCTGTCTGTCAAAGACATCGATATGTCACTAAAAGTGCGTAACATTGAGCCGCAGTATGGATTCGTTGCCAAGGACTTTATACCCTTTCGCTTCGCCTCCGGCGGCGGTCGGGAGTTGCATTTCACTGAGGACAAGGAGATCGATTTAAGTGAGATAACCGCAAACAGCTCGGTAAAGATACCACTGGACCTGACGCTGCGCTCACATTGGTTTGTTGTGGAGGGCATACAACCCACTGTTCCGGAAAATCCGCCACCTCTCTCCAAGGACTCACAGTTCCTGGACTCCGTAAATCCCGTTATTAAACTGGACCAAGGACTCAATAAAGATGCCGCCGGAAAACCCACCACTGGCAAAATACACAAACTTAAGAATGTGGAAACAATACACGTCAAGCAACTGGCAACGCACGAGTTATCTGTGGAACAGCAGCTGTACTATAAGGAGATCACCGAGGCCTGCGTCGGGTCGGATGAGCCGAGGCGCGCAGAAGCGCTCCAATCGCTTGGCTCTGATCCCGGCCTACACGAAATGCTACCTCGCATGTGCACATTCATTGCCGAGGGCGTCAAGGTTAATGTCGTCCAAAATAATTTGGCGTTGCTGATTTATTTGATGCGCATGGTGCGTGCCCTCCTAGACAATCCATCGCTTTTCCTGGAGAAATAT CTACATGAACTAATACCCTCTGTGATGACCTGCATTGTATCCAAGCAACTGTGCATGCGCCCTGAGTTGGACAATCATTGGGCATTGCGTGATTTTGCCTCCCGCCTTATGGCGCAAATTTGCAAAACATTCAACACGCTTACAAACAACCTGCAAACGCGTGTAACGCG GATCTTTAGCAAGGCTCTGCAAAACGATAAAACCCATTTATCATCGCTGTATGGCTCCATTGCGGGCCTCTCAGAGCTGGGCGGCGAAGTTATTAAAGTGTTTATTATACCACGCCTCAAGTTCATATCGGAACGCATCGAGCCACATTTGCTGGGCACCTCGATGAGCAATACAGATAAAACAGCCGCTGGCCATATACGTGCCATGCTCCAAAAATGCTGCCCGCCTATACTAAAGCAAATGCGCGCAGCCCCCGACATTGCCgaagaatataaaatagattTTGGTTTCTTGGGTCCTTCGTTGTGCCAGGCTGTGGTCAAGGTGCGCAATGCACCAGCCAATAGCACTGTCACGTTATCCTCAAGCAGCATCAACACCGCGCCCATAACAAGTGCCGCTCAAACTGCCACAACCATTGGACGCGTGTCCATGCCCAACTCACAAAGACAGAG TCCTGTTGTTGCCGCCCTGCCACAAATACGCGCCATACAAGCGAATCAACCGGCACAAAAGTTTGTGATTGTAACACAGAATTCACCACAGCAGTCACAGGCGAAGGTGGTGCGCCGTGGCAGCTCACCGCACAGTGTGGTGATGTCATCGTCTTCGGCGAATGGCGCCAATGcctcaaattcaaattcatccTCAGCGGGCAGTGCTGGCGGTGCAAACAGTTTGCTAACAGCGCGCAGCAATGATAAT AGCATTGTGGATGCCAATTCGTTGATCATTGAAACGGAAATAGTGCGCGCACCGCCCGAACTGGATGATTTATCGCATCTGGAATAG